GCCAGCGGGCGGTTTTGGTGCGGAGCGTTTGTGCGCTAACTTGAGCACAGTTGTGCCGATGCGTTGTTGCGTGTGTTGCTTGACACTGACGAGTGAGTTGTACAACTATGGCTGACGCTTGAGCCGACGTGATCACAGGCATACAGTTGCACACACGGTATGTGTCAGAGCACTGGTATTGCAGCACGCATCGGTGCTGTGCTACGTTGGATTGGTGGGCAGAAAGTTACCGACGATCATATGTGGGATGTTCCACTGATCGCGCCTGATCGTGAAGGAAAAGCAGCAGTGTATAAATGCGGCTTTGGGATTATTGGGATCCTTCAATACGCCACTGGTGCTAGTAGCACCGGTTCCGGCCGCAACGCCGTGCTCCTTGCGCCTCGTCTCGCCCGTCACGGGCGTAATCTGCCCACTGGCACTAGCACTCCTCTTTGCGCCCTCCTTGCCGCTCGTTGCTACAATGCTCTTGTTCTTGGTCCGCAAAACGCAGCTTGTCAAAACCGCCTTCTGGCCAGGATCAAAACTGACCGCTCCATACTTTTCCCAGTAGTTGACCGCGCTTTCTTCTGCCATGAGTTCGTAGATGCACAGCCTACCTTCGCGCAGACTCTCGATGGGGACGCCTACAAGTTCGGCAAACTCCTTGTTGCCCTTGTAGATCTCACCTGTCCTTCTCCACAGGCACGCCGGAATGCCCTGCGTGCTGAAAACGCGGTCGTAGTCCAACAGCAACCGTTCGAATGCCTCTTCGATAAACACCAGATCGATCGTAGTGAGTGACTGTGCAACCGCGCGGAAAGCAGGGCGGAACACCGAGAGCGGTTTCAGAATCCGTCGTTTCGACGCAGCCGACACGTTGCGCTCCATCCACCGGTTCAGCCGCGCATACCCGTTCACATGGTTGTACGGTCGGAGGAGGCCAGCTTCGTACTTGGCCTGAATGACGCGCGCCAGTCGCTCGTCGCGTGTTCCGTCCTTCTGATCAGCAGCGGTCAGGAAGAACCGCTCCTGTTTCGTCGATCCGCCTTGTAGCGAGGGCAGATACGAACCAGATGCCAGATTCGATGATGAGCTGGCGGATGAGCCACCACCATAGCCACCACCAGGTCCCGGTCCAGGCCCAGTACCAGTGCCAATGACGGTACCAGTCGCAGTAGGGGCGGCCGAGAATGACGATCGTCGAGACCGCTTCCCGGGCCCTGGTTCGCTTGCGTTGTTACTGCTGTTACCGAGGTTGATGATCCCGGAGCCGAAAGCGTTGactgcagaagcagcgtTGTAGATCGATCCCGCGCCAgcacctgcagctgttgATGGCAATACAGCATTGCTACTACCGCCGTTGATCGCGGTCAGCGCCGTCAACCCTTCCAACCCAGCGATCCCCGAGATTGTATTCCTCCGGCTCTGCGATGGCGTGAATCCGCTACCGGATCCGGTACCTGCCATCGTCGCACTCGTCCCGGACATGCCCGGCGTCGCACCCGCTCCGAATCCAGGCCCGTCCAGGCTCTCCAGAAACTCGCTCAACAGCG
This Mycosarcoma maydis chromosome 11, whole genome shotgun sequence DNA region includes the following protein-coding sequences:
- a CDS encoding uncharacterized protein (related to RDS2 - Regulator of drug sensitivity), with amino-acid sequence MSPPLPGAAPAPATSSQPFDPRSLYSSFSPSNAKKIASAPPTAASTSNGSPVAIAVKRESSVNDDAAEDSSPGASSAAAKKKPSKRRKVNLACIYCRRSHMTCDEGRPCQRCIKRDIGHLCHDEATPAKALHDGKDESSANATPSKPAKTRTSAAAATPKHQAHSSNPTSSATAAPPSASAAESRNASTPTTTDLFPTLGLAGSTAANNTPYASSSAVPYSSLNNNATGADFNAAHVFKPQATAGAAMQPSSSSSGAATGMLSLASLFNNDTNNNANASAVSAAQPAQPFAAPNSQQQQGAAGELTGLGGAGWLGLGGGPGGYEGGGSGFGGDSAGGNEFTLLSEFLESLDGPGFGAGATPGMSGTSATMAGTGSGSGFTPSQSRRNTISGIAGLEGLTALTAINGGSSNAVLPSTAAGAGAGSIYNAASAVNAFGSGIINLGNSSNNASEPGPGKRSRRSSFSAAPTATGTVIGTGTGPGPGPGGGYGGGSSASSSSNLASGSYLPSLQGGSTKQERFFLTAADQKDGTRDERLARVIQAKYEAGLLRPYNHVNGYARLNRWMERNVSAASKRRILKPLSVFRPAFRAVAQSLTTIDLVFIEEAFERLLLDYDRVFSTQGIPACLWRRTGEIYKGNKEFAELVGVPIESLREGRLCIYELMAEESAVNYWEKYGAVSFDPGQKAVLTSCVLRTKNKSIVATSGKEGAKRSASASGQITPVTGETRRKEHGVAAGTGATSTSGVLKDPNNPKAAFIHCCFSFTIRRDQWNIPHMIVGNFLPTNPT